In Sphaeramia orbicularis chromosome 7, fSphaOr1.1, whole genome shotgun sequence, one genomic interval encodes:
- the rcc2 gene encoding protein RCC2 homolog isoform X1: MPRKKVTDVAGNGGMKKKRTSGKRKERDFSSDDEFDFEQENNKKPGKPSTKSGLQPVTVADDVKEKIKLECPKVKGQLLIFGATNWDLIGRKEVPKQQAAFRNLGQNLWGPHRYGCLNDVQVSCVVSGPCSAHSLFMTTEGKLWSWGRNDKGQLGHGDTKRLEAPKLIEALADHVIVAAASGRNHTLALTEDGTVYSFGENKLGQLGQGSQTDAVLSPAPISYNGQPLVKVACGAEFSMVVDCKGNLYSFGCPEYGQLGHNSDGKFIARAQRIEFDCELIPRRVAIFIEKSKDGQVMPVPNVVVRDVACGGNHTLILDSQKRVFSWGFGGYGRLGHTEQKDEMVPRLVKLFDFPGRGATQICAGYQCSFAVSEMGGLFFWGVTNTSRESTMYPKAVQDLCGWKIRSLACGKSSIIIAADESTISWGPSPTFGELGYGDNKPKSSTTAQEVKTLDGIYTEQVAMGYAHTLVIARQDTQQEQEKLKKLPEYNPRTI; the protein is encoded by the exons ATGCCACGCAAGAAGGTGACAGACGTAGCGGGGAACGGTGGGATGAAAAAGAAGAGGACTAGTGGTAAAAGGAAAGAGAGAGACTTCAGTAGTGACGATGAGTTTGACTTTGAGCAGGAGAATAACAAGAAGCCTGGGAAGCCTTCCACCAAGTCAGGTCTGCAGCCTGTCACCGTGGCAGATGATGTGAAAGAGAAAATA AAACTTGAGTGCCCAAAGGTGAAAGGTCAGCTCCTTATATTTGGCGCAACCAACTGGGATTTGATTGGAAGAAAGGAAGTGCCAAAACAACAAG cggCATTCCGCAACCTGGGCCAAAACCTGTGGGGTCCTCATCGCTACGGCTGCCTGAACGATGTGCAAGTTAGCTGTGTGGTGTCAGGTCCCTGTTCTGCACACAGTCTGTTCATGACTACTGAGGGGAAGCTGTGGAGCTGGG GTCGTAATGACAAAGGTCAGCTGGGTCATGGTGACACCAAGCGTCTTGAAGCCCCAAAGTTAATCGAGGCTCTAGCAGATCATGTGATTGTTGCTGCAGCCTCTGGACGCAATCACACCTTGGCACTCACAG AGGATGGCACTGTGTACTCTTTTGGTGAGAACAAGTTGGGCCAGCTGGGCCAAGGCAGCCAAACAGACGCCGTCCTCAGCCCAGCACCG ATCTCCTACAATGGCCAGCCATTGGTGAAGGTGGCCTGTGGTGCCGAGTTCAGCATGGTGGTGGACTGCAAAGGAAACCTGTACTCCTTTGGATGTCCAGAGTATGGACAGCTTG GTCACAACAGTGATGGGAAGTTCATTGCTCGCGCTCAGCGCATTGAATTTGACTGTGAACTGATCCCTCGCCGGGTTGCCATCTTCATTGAGAAGTCAAAGGATGGCCAGGTTATGCCTGTGCCCAACGTAGTGGTCCGGGATGTGGCCTGTGGTGGAAACCACACG CTGATTCTGGACTCTCAGAAGCGAGTGTTCTCCTGGGGTTTCGGTGGATATGGGCGTCTGGGACACACAGAGCAGAAGGATGAGATGGTTCCCCGCCTGGTAAAACTGTTTGATTTCCCAGGACGTGGTGCCACTCAGATCTGTGCCGGGTACCAGTGTTCCTTTGCAGTCAGTGAGATGG GTGGGTTGTTCTTCTGGGGGGTGACAAACACCTCCAGAGAGTCCACCATGTACCCAAAAGCTGTGCAGGATCTGTGTGGCTGGAAGATTCGCAGTCTGGCGTGTGG GAAAAGCAGCATCATTATCGCTGCAGATGAGAGTACAATCAGCTGGGGCCCGTCGCCCACGTTTGGAGAACTG GGATACGGAGACAACAAACCCAAGTCGTCCACCACCGCCCAGGAGGTCAAGACCCTCGATGGGATCTACACAGAGCAG GTAGCGATGGGCTACGCTCACACTCTGGTTATTGCCAGACAGGACACTCAGCAGGAACAGGAGAAGCTGAAAAAGCTGCCGGAGTACAACCCGCGAACAATCTAA
- the rcc2 gene encoding protein RCC2 homolog isoform X2: protein MPRKKVTDVAGNGGMKKKRTSGKRKERDFSSDDEFDFEQENNKKPGKPSTKSGLQPVTVADDVKEKIKLECPKVKGQLLIFGATNWDLIGRKEVPKQQAAFRNLGQNLWGPHRYGCLNDVQVSCVVSGPCSAHSLFMTTEGKLWSWGRNDKGQLGHGDTKRLEAPKLIEALADHVIVAAASGRNHTLALTEDGTVYSFGENKLGQLGQGSQTDAVLSPAPISYNGQPLVKVACGAEFSMVVDCKGNLYSFGCPEYGQLGHNSDGKFIARAQRIEFDCELIPRRVAIFIEKSKDGQVMPVPNVVVRDVACGGNHTLILDSQKRVFSWGFGGYGRLGHTEQKDEMVPRLVKLFDFPGRGATQICAGYQCSFAVSEMGGLFFWGVTNTSRESTMYPKAVQDLCGWKIRSLACGKSSIIIAADESTISWGPSPTFGELRLFYSTRR from the exons ATGCCACGCAAGAAGGTGACAGACGTAGCGGGGAACGGTGGGATGAAAAAGAAGAGGACTAGTGGTAAAAGGAAAGAGAGAGACTTCAGTAGTGACGATGAGTTTGACTTTGAGCAGGAGAATAACAAGAAGCCTGGGAAGCCTTCCACCAAGTCAGGTCTGCAGCCTGTCACCGTGGCAGATGATGTGAAAGAGAAAATA AAACTTGAGTGCCCAAAGGTGAAAGGTCAGCTCCTTATATTTGGCGCAACCAACTGGGATTTGATTGGAAGAAAGGAAGTGCCAAAACAACAAG cggCATTCCGCAACCTGGGCCAAAACCTGTGGGGTCCTCATCGCTACGGCTGCCTGAACGATGTGCAAGTTAGCTGTGTGGTGTCAGGTCCCTGTTCTGCACACAGTCTGTTCATGACTACTGAGGGGAAGCTGTGGAGCTGGG GTCGTAATGACAAAGGTCAGCTGGGTCATGGTGACACCAAGCGTCTTGAAGCCCCAAAGTTAATCGAGGCTCTAGCAGATCATGTGATTGTTGCTGCAGCCTCTGGACGCAATCACACCTTGGCACTCACAG AGGATGGCACTGTGTACTCTTTTGGTGAGAACAAGTTGGGCCAGCTGGGCCAAGGCAGCCAAACAGACGCCGTCCTCAGCCCAGCACCG ATCTCCTACAATGGCCAGCCATTGGTGAAGGTGGCCTGTGGTGCCGAGTTCAGCATGGTGGTGGACTGCAAAGGAAACCTGTACTCCTTTGGATGTCCAGAGTATGGACAGCTTG GTCACAACAGTGATGGGAAGTTCATTGCTCGCGCTCAGCGCATTGAATTTGACTGTGAACTGATCCCTCGCCGGGTTGCCATCTTCATTGAGAAGTCAAAGGATGGCCAGGTTATGCCTGTGCCCAACGTAGTGGTCCGGGATGTGGCCTGTGGTGGAAACCACACG CTGATTCTGGACTCTCAGAAGCGAGTGTTCTCCTGGGGTTTCGGTGGATATGGGCGTCTGGGACACACAGAGCAGAAGGATGAGATGGTTCCCCGCCTGGTAAAACTGTTTGATTTCCCAGGACGTGGTGCCACTCAGATCTGTGCCGGGTACCAGTGTTCCTTTGCAGTCAGTGAGATGG GTGGGTTGTTCTTCTGGGGGGTGACAAACACCTCCAGAGAGTCCACCATGTACCCAAAAGCTGTGCAGGATCTGTGTGGCTGGAAGATTCGCAGTCTGGCGTGTGG GAAAAGCAGCATCATTATCGCTGCAGATGAGAGTACAATCAGCTGGGGCCCGTCGCCCACGTTTGGAGAACTG AGGCTTTTTTACTCGACAAGAAGATGA